A stretch of Motacilla alba alba isolate MOTALB_02 chromosome 18, Motacilla_alba_V1.0_pri, whole genome shotgun sequence DNA encodes these proteins:
- the SPAG9 gene encoding C-Jun-amino-terminal kinase-interacting protein 4 isoform X11, protein MIHNYMEHLERTKLHQLTGGDQLESTTHSRIRKERPISLGIFPLPAGDALLTPEAQREVAETPAAEHWKFHELSQPRSHTSLKDELSDVSQAGSKCTTPASTAASDVPVLPAETPQKENVEGLAKDSEMSNEKLDVSKNIEVQVAQETRNVCTGGNENEEKSEVQAIIESTPELDMDKDLSGYKGSSTPTKGIKNKAFDRNTESLFEELSSAGSGLIGDVDEGADLLDHNFFGMGREVENLILENTQLLETKNALNVVKNDLIAKVDELTCEKDVLQGELEAIKQAKQKLEEKNKELEEELRKARAEAEEARQKAKEDDDSDVPTAQRKRFTRVEMARVLMERNQYKERLMELQEAVRWTEMIRASRENPAMQEKKRSSIWQFFSRLFSSSSNTAKKPEPPVNVKYNAPTSHITPSVKKRSSTLSQLPSDKSKAFEFLSEETEASLASRREQKREQYRQVKAHVQKEDGRVQAFGWSLPQKYKQGANGGQGENKMKNLPVPVYLRPLDEKDTSMKLWCAVGVNLSGGKTRDGGSVVGASVFYNDVTGVDADGNKQLTGSQSSLDKLDQELKDQQKELKHQEELSSLVWICTSTHSATKVIIIDANQPGNILDSFIVCNSHVLCIASVPGARETDYPAGEEGSQEADSSQVDKSSLCGSMTSNSSTETDSLLGGITVVGCTAEGLTGAAGAHDTNGASPVAEKQSDIAAENNSVDENIPTAEEATEATEVNAGTGEDTADIAQTGVYTEHVFTDPLGVQNTTEASPVYQPKYLVSGLIPLKITESELYKDVAVLPSEQDLVREEAQKMSSLLPTMWLGAQNGCLYVHSSVAQWRKCVHAIKLKDSILSIVHVKGIVLVALADGTLAIFHRGVDGQWDLSNYHLLDLGRPHHSIRCMTVVHDKVWCGYRNKIYVVQPKAMKIEKSFDAHPRRESQVRQLAWVGDGVWVSIRLDSTLRLYHAHTYQHLQDVDIEPYVSKMLGTGKLGFSFVRITALMVSCNRLWVGTGNGVIISIPLTETVILHQGRLLGLRANKSAASSGNRPGSVIRVYGDEHSDKVTPGTFIPYCSMAHAQLCFHGHRDAVKFFVAVPGQVVCPQSSGGTDLTADKQAQESLNQSPLKSMLVISGGEGYIDFRMGDEGGESELLGEALPLEPSVAKAERSHLIVWQVMCGSE, encoded by the exons ATGATACACAATTATATGGAGCACTTGGAAAGAACCAAACTTCATCAGCTAACAGGGGGTGATCAGCTAGAATCCACAACACACAGTAGAATTAG GAAGGAGCGTCCAATATCCCTGGGTATCTTCCCATTACCTGCAGGAGATGCTCTCCTCACGCCCGAGGCTCAGAGGGAGGTGGCAGAaacacctgcagcagagcactggaaatTCCACGAGCTGAGCCAGCCACGGTCCCACACCAGCCTCAAG GATGAGCTCTCTGATGTTAGCCAAGCAGGCTCCAAATGTACTACAccagcatccacagctgcttcagatgttcctgtgctgcctgctgaaactcctcaaaaggaaaatgttgaaGGGCTTGCGAAGGACTCAGAGATGTCAAATGAGAAGCTGGATGTAAGCAAGAATATTGAAGTACAGGTAGCTCAAGAGACAAGAAATGTGTGCACTG GGGGAAATGAAAACgaagaaaaatctgaagttCAGGCAATTATTGAGTCAACTCCAGAGTTGGATATGGATAAAGATCTCAGTGGATATAAGGGTTCTAG CACTCCCACCAAAGGCATCAAGAACAAAGCATTTGACCGTAACACAGAGTCACTCTTTGAAGAGCTGTCATCTGCTGGTTCTGGCCTAATTGGAGATGTGGATGAAGGTGCAGATTTACTGG ACCATAATTTCTTTG gaaTGGGGCGTGAGGTTGAAAACCTTATTTTGGAAAACACTCAGCTGCTGGAGACAAA AAATGCGCTGAATGTAGTGAAGAATGATTTAATAGCAAAGGTGGATGAATTGACCTGTGAAAAGGATGTACTACAAGGTGAATTAGAGGCtataaaacaagcaaaacaaaagcttgaagagaagaataaagaaCTGGAAGAAGAGCTGAGAAA aGCTCgtgcagaagcagaagaagcAAGACAGAAGGCTAAAGAGGATGATGAT AGCGATGTCCCCACGGCACAGCGGAAACGCTTCACACGTGTGGAAATGGCCCGAGTGCTGATGGAGAGGAACCAGTACAAGGAGaggctgatggagctgcaggaggctgtcCGATGGACTGAGATGATAAG AGCATCCAGAGAAAATCCTGCCatgcaagagaagaaaagatcAAGCATTTGGCAATT tTTTAGCAGGCTCTTCAGTTCATCCAGCAATACAGCAAAGAAACCAGAACCTCCTGTCAATGTTAAATATAATGCTCCAACCTCGCACATTACTCCATCAGtcaagaaaagaagcagcaccTTATCTCAATTACCCAGTGACAAATCGAAAGCCTTTGAATTCCTCAGTGAAGA AACTGAAGCCAGTTTAGCCTCACGCCGGGAGCAGAAGAGGGAGCAGTACCGCCAGGTGAAAGCTCATGTCCAGAAGGAGGATGGCAGAGTGCAGGCTTTTGGCTGGAGTCTACCTCAGAAGTACAAACAG gGGGCAAATGGTGGACAGGGTGAAAATAAGATGAAGAACTTGCCTGTACCTGTTTACCTGAGACCTTTGGATGAGAAGGATACCTCTATGAAG CTGTGGTGTGCTGTAGGGGTGAACCTGTCAGGAGGGAAGACACGAGATGGAGGATCTGTGGTTGGTGCCAGTGTGTTCTACAATGATGTGACTGGTGTGGATGCAGATGGCAACAAGCAGCTAACAGGATCCCAGAGTAGCTTAGATAAGCTAGATCAAGAGCTCAAG GATCAGCAGAAGGAACTGAAACACCAGGAAGAATTATCCAGTCTAGTTTGGATCTGTACTAGCACACATTCTGCTACAAAAGTTATCATTATTGACGCAAACCAACCAGGGAATATTCTGGACAGTTTCATTGTTTGCAATTCTCACGTGCTTTGTATTGCCAGTGTGCCAG GGGCAAGAGAAACAGACTACCCTGCAGGAGAAGAAGGGTCCCAGGAAGCAGATTCTAGCCAAGTGGACAAATCCTCCCTGTGTGGCAGTATGACCAGCAACAGCTCTACTGAGACTGACAGCCTGCTGGGGGGAATCACTGTGGTGGGCTGTACTGCTGAGGGTCTCACGGGGGCTGCTGGTGCCCATGACACCAATGGGGCCTCACCTGTGGCAGAGAAACAGTCAG ATATTGcagctgaaaataattcagtagATGAGAACATTCCAACGGCAGAGGAGGCAACAGAAGCAACAGAAGTCAatgcagggacaggagaagaCACAGCTGATATTGCACAAACTGGAGTCTACACAGAGCATGTCTTTACAGATCCCTTGGGAGTGCAGAATACAACAGAGGCATCTCCAGTGTATCAGCCTAAGTACCTAGTCTCAGGCCTCATACctcttaaaat TACTGAGTCAGAGTTATATAAGGATGTTGCAGTTCTGCCAAGCGAGCAAGATCTAGTGAGagaagaagcacagaaaatgagTAGCCTTTTACCGACCATGTGGCTTGGAGCACAGAATGGATG CCTGTATGTTCATTCGTCAGTGGCCCAGTGGAGGAAATGTGTTCATGCCATTAAACTTAAAGATTCTATTCTCAGTATTGT ACATGTCAAAGGAATAGTCTTGGTTGCACTGGCAGATGGGACACTTGCGATCTTTCACCGGGGAGTTG ATGGTCAGTGGGATTTATCAAACTATCACCTCTTGGACCTGGGGCGGCCGCACCACTCTATCCGGTGCATGACAGTGGTACATGACAAGGTCTGGTGTGGCTACAGGAACAAAATCTATGTTGTTCAACCAAAGGCCATGAAAATAGAG AAGTCCTTTGATGCCCACCCAAGGAGGGAGAGCCAAGTGAGGCAGCTGGCATGGGTTGGGGATGGGGTATGGGTGTCCATCCGCCTGGACTCCACCCTGCGCCTCTACCATGCCCACACCTaccagcacctgcaggatgTGGACATTGAGCCCTATGTAAGCAAAATGCTCG GTACTGGTAAACTGGGATTCTCTTTTGTGAGAATCACAGCACTTATGGTGTCTTGTAATCGTTTATGGGTAGGAACAGGAAATGGTGTCATCATCTCCATTCCATTAACAGAAA CTGTAATCCTCCACCAGGGACGTTTACTGGGGCTGCGGG CCAATAAATCAGCAGCAAGCTCTGGAAACCGTCCGGGGAGTGTGATCCGTGTGTATGGAGATGAGCACAGTGACAAAGTGACTCCAGGGACATTCATCCCCTACTGTTCCATGGCTcatgcacagctctgcttccacGGCCACCGGGATGCTGTGAAATTCTTTGTTGCAGTACCAG GTCAGGTTGTTTGCCCTCAGAGTAGTGGTGGAACAGACCTAACAGCTGATAAACAAGCCCAGGAGTCCTTGAACCAGAGTCCTTTAAAATCAATGTTGGTGATAAGTGGTGGAGAAGGATACATTGACTTCAGAATGG gtgaTGAAGGAGGAGAATCTGAACTCCTGGGAGAAGCTCTACCACTTGAACCTTCTGTAGCCAAAGCTGAGAGGAGTCACTTGATAGTGTGGCAAGTCATGTGTGGCAGTGAGTGA
- the SPAG9 gene encoding C-Jun-amino-terminal kinase-interacting protein 4 isoform X10, whose amino-acid sequence MNPGCMLLFVFGFVGGAVVINSAILVSLSVLLLVHFSISTGVPALTQNLPRILRKERPISLGIFPLPAGDALLTPEAQREVAETPAAEHWKFHELSQPRSHTSLKDELSDVSQAGSKCTTPASTAASDVPVLPAETPQKENVEGLAKDSEMSNEKLDVSKNIEVQVAQETRNVCTGGNENEEKSEVQAIIESTPELDMDKDLSGYKGSSTPTKGIKNKAFDRNTESLFEELSSAGSGLIGDVDEGADLLGMGREVENLILENTQLLETKNALNVVKNDLIAKVDELTCEKDVLQGELEAIKQAKQKLEEKNKELEEELRKARAEAEEARQKAKEDDDSDVPTAQRKRFTRVEMARVLMERNQYKERLMELQEAVRWTEMIRASRENPAMQEKKRSSIWQFFSRLFSSSSNTAKKPEPPVNVKYNAPTSHITPSVKKRSSTLSQLPSDKSKAFEFLSEETEASLASRREQKREQYRQVKAHVQKEDGRVQAFGWSLPQKYKQGANGGQGENKMKNLPVPVYLRPLDEKDTSMKLWCAVGVNLSGGKTRDGGSVVGASVFYNDVTGVDADGNKQLTGSQSSLDKLDQELKDQQKELKHQEELSSLVWICTSTHSATKVIIIDANQPGNILDSFIVCNSHVLCIASVPGARETDYPAGEEGSQEADSSQVDKSSLCGSMTSNSSTETDSLLGGITVVGCTAEGLTGAAGAHDTNGASPVAEKQSDIAAENNSVDENIPTAEEATEATEVNAGTGEDTADIAQTGVYTEHVFTDPLGVQNTTEASPVYQPNTESELYKDVAVLPSEQDLVREEAQKMSSLLPTMWLGAQNGCLYVHSSVAQWRKCVHAIKLKDSILSIVHVKGIVLVALADGTLAIFHRGVDGQWDLSNYHLLDLGRPHHSIRCMTVVHDKVWCGYRNKIYVVQPKAMKIEKSFDAHPRRESQVRQLAWVGDGVWVSIRLDSTLRLYHAHTYQHLQDVDIEPYVSKMLGTGKLGFSFVRITALMVSCNRLWVGTGNGVIISIPLTETVILHQGRLLGLRANKSAASSGNRPGSVIRVYGDEHSDKVTPGTFIPYCSMAHAQLCFHGHRDAVKFFVAVPGQVVCPQSSGGTDLTADKQAQESLNQSPLKSMLVISGGEGYIDFRMGDEGGESELLGEALPLEPSVAKAERSHLIVWQVMCGSE is encoded by the exons ATGAATCCGGGCTGcatgctgctgtttgtgtttgGCTTCGTTGGCGGGGCGGTGGTCATTAACTCAGCCATCCTGGTGTCgctctctgttctgctgctcGTGCACTTTTCCATTTCCACTGGGGTGCCAGCTCTGACGCAGAACCTCCCAAGGATCCTCAG GAAGGAGCGTCCAATATCCCTGGGTATCTTCCCATTACCTGCAGGAGATGCTCTCCTCACGCCCGAGGCTCAGAGGGAGGTGGCAGAaacacctgcagcagagcactggaaatTCCACGAGCTGAGCCAGCCACGGTCCCACACCAGCCTCAAG GATGAGCTCTCTGATGTTAGCCAAGCAGGCTCCAAATGTACTACAccagcatccacagctgcttcagatgttcctgtgctgcctgctgaaactcctcaaaaggaaaatgttgaaGGGCTTGCGAAGGACTCAGAGATGTCAAATGAGAAGCTGGATGTAAGCAAGAATATTGAAGTACAGGTAGCTCAAGAGACAAGAAATGTGTGCACTG GGGGAAATGAAAACgaagaaaaatctgaagttCAGGCAATTATTGAGTCAACTCCAGAGTTGGATATGGATAAAGATCTCAGTGGATATAAGGGTTCTAG CACTCCCACCAAAGGCATCAAGAACAAAGCATTTGACCGTAACACAGAGTCACTCTTTGAAGAGCTGTCATCTGCTGGTTCTGGCCTAATTGGAGATGTGGATGAAGGTGCAGATTTACTGG gaaTGGGGCGTGAGGTTGAAAACCTTATTTTGGAAAACACTCAGCTGCTGGAGACAAA AAATGCGCTGAATGTAGTGAAGAATGATTTAATAGCAAAGGTGGATGAATTGACCTGTGAAAAGGATGTACTACAAGGTGAATTAGAGGCtataaaacaagcaaaacaaaagcttgaagagaagaataaagaaCTGGAAGAAGAGCTGAGAAA aGCTCgtgcagaagcagaagaagcAAGACAGAAGGCTAAAGAGGATGATGAT AGCGATGTCCCCACGGCACAGCGGAAACGCTTCACACGTGTGGAAATGGCCCGAGTGCTGATGGAGAGGAACCAGTACAAGGAGaggctgatggagctgcaggaggctgtcCGATGGACTGAGATGATAAG AGCATCCAGAGAAAATCCTGCCatgcaagagaagaaaagatcAAGCATTTGGCAATT tTTTAGCAGGCTCTTCAGTTCATCCAGCAATACAGCAAAGAAACCAGAACCTCCTGTCAATGTTAAATATAATGCTCCAACCTCGCACATTACTCCATCAGtcaagaaaagaagcagcaccTTATCTCAATTACCCAGTGACAAATCGAAAGCCTTTGAATTCCTCAGTGAAGA AACTGAAGCCAGTTTAGCCTCACGCCGGGAGCAGAAGAGGGAGCAGTACCGCCAGGTGAAAGCTCATGTCCAGAAGGAGGATGGCAGAGTGCAGGCTTTTGGCTGGAGTCTACCTCAGAAGTACAAACAG gGGGCAAATGGTGGACAGGGTGAAAATAAGATGAAGAACTTGCCTGTACCTGTTTACCTGAGACCTTTGGATGAGAAGGATACCTCTATGAAG CTGTGGTGTGCTGTAGGGGTGAACCTGTCAGGAGGGAAGACACGAGATGGAGGATCTGTGGTTGGTGCCAGTGTGTTCTACAATGATGTGACTGGTGTGGATGCAGATGGCAACAAGCAGCTAACAGGATCCCAGAGTAGCTTAGATAAGCTAGATCAAGAGCTCAAG GATCAGCAGAAGGAACTGAAACACCAGGAAGAATTATCCAGTCTAGTTTGGATCTGTACTAGCACACATTCTGCTACAAAAGTTATCATTATTGACGCAAACCAACCAGGGAATATTCTGGACAGTTTCATTGTTTGCAATTCTCACGTGCTTTGTATTGCCAGTGTGCCAG GGGCAAGAGAAACAGACTACCCTGCAGGAGAAGAAGGGTCCCAGGAAGCAGATTCTAGCCAAGTGGACAAATCCTCCCTGTGTGGCAGTATGACCAGCAACAGCTCTACTGAGACTGACAGCCTGCTGGGGGGAATCACTGTGGTGGGCTGTACTGCTGAGGGTCTCACGGGGGCTGCTGGTGCCCATGACACCAATGGGGCCTCACCTGTGGCAGAGAAACAGTCAG ATATTGcagctgaaaataattcagtagATGAGAACATTCCAACGGCAGAGGAGGCAACAGAAGCAACAGAAGTCAatgcagggacaggagaagaCACAGCTGATATTGCACAAACTGGAGTCTACACAGAGCATGTCTTTACAGATCCCTTGGGAGTGCAGAATACAACAGAGGCATCTCCAGTGTATCAGCCTAA TACTGAGTCAGAGTTATATAAGGATGTTGCAGTTCTGCCAAGCGAGCAAGATCTAGTGAGagaagaagcacagaaaatgagTAGCCTTTTACCGACCATGTGGCTTGGAGCACAGAATGGATG CCTGTATGTTCATTCGTCAGTGGCCCAGTGGAGGAAATGTGTTCATGCCATTAAACTTAAAGATTCTATTCTCAGTATTGT ACATGTCAAAGGAATAGTCTTGGTTGCACTGGCAGATGGGACACTTGCGATCTTTCACCGGGGAGTTG ATGGTCAGTGGGATTTATCAAACTATCACCTCTTGGACCTGGGGCGGCCGCACCACTCTATCCGGTGCATGACAGTGGTACATGACAAGGTCTGGTGTGGCTACAGGAACAAAATCTATGTTGTTCAACCAAAGGCCATGAAAATAGAG AAGTCCTTTGATGCCCACCCAAGGAGGGAGAGCCAAGTGAGGCAGCTGGCATGGGTTGGGGATGGGGTATGGGTGTCCATCCGCCTGGACTCCACCCTGCGCCTCTACCATGCCCACACCTaccagcacctgcaggatgTGGACATTGAGCCCTATGTAAGCAAAATGCTCG GTACTGGTAAACTGGGATTCTCTTTTGTGAGAATCACAGCACTTATGGTGTCTTGTAATCGTTTATGGGTAGGAACAGGAAATGGTGTCATCATCTCCATTCCATTAACAGAAA CTGTAATCCTCCACCAGGGACGTTTACTGGGGCTGCGGG CCAATAAATCAGCAGCAAGCTCTGGAAACCGTCCGGGGAGTGTGATCCGTGTGTATGGAGATGAGCACAGTGACAAAGTGACTCCAGGGACATTCATCCCCTACTGTTCCATGGCTcatgcacagctctgcttccacGGCCACCGGGATGCTGTGAAATTCTTTGTTGCAGTACCAG GTCAGGTTGTTTGCCCTCAGAGTAGTGGTGGAACAGACCTAACAGCTGATAAACAAGCCCAGGAGTCCTTGAACCAGAGTCCTTTAAAATCAATGTTGGTGATAAGTGGTGGAGAAGGATACATTGACTTCAGAATGG gtgaTGAAGGAGGAGAATCTGAACTCCTGGGAGAAGCTCTACCACTTGAACCTTCTGTAGCCAAAGCTGAGAGGAGTCACTTGATAGTGTGGCAAGTCATGTGTGGCAGTGAGTGA
- the SPAG9 gene encoding C-Jun-amino-terminal kinase-interacting protein 4 isoform X13, producing MNPGCMLLFVFGFVGGAVVINSAILVSLSVLLLVHFSISTGVPALTQNLPRILRKERPISLGIFPLPAGDALLTPEAQREVAETPAAEHWKFHELSQPRSHTSLKDELSDVSQAGSKCTTPASTAASDVPVLPAETPQKENVEGLAKDSEMSNEKLDVSKNIEVQVAQETRNVCTGGNENEEKSEVQAIIESTPELDMDKDLSGYKGSSTPTKGIKNKAFDRNTESLFEELSSAGSGLIGDVDEGADLLGMGREVENLILENTQLLETKNALNVVKNDLIAKVDELTCEKDVLQGELEAIKQAKQKLEEKNKELEEELRKARAEAEEARQKAKEDDDSDVPTAQRKRFTRVEMARVLMERNQYKERLMELQEAVRWTEMIRASRENPAMQEKKRSSIWQFFSRLFSSSSNTAKKPEPPVNVKYNAPTSHITPSVKKRSSTLSQLPSDKSKAFEFLSEETEASLASRREQKREQYRQVKAHVQKEDGRVQAFGWSLPQKYKQGANGGQGENKMKNLPVPVYLRPLDEKDTSMKLWCAVGVNLSGGKTRDGGSVVGASVFYNDVTGVDADGNKQLTGSQSSLDKLDQELKDQQKELKHQEELSSLVWICTSTHSATKVIIIDANQPGNILDSFIVCNSHVLCIASVPGARETDYPAGEEGSQEADSSQVDKSSLCGSMTSNSSTETDSLLGGITVVGCTAEGLTGAAGAHDTNGASPVAEKQSDIAAENNSVDENIPTAEEATEATEVNAGTGEDTADIAQTGVYTEHVFTDPLGVQNTTEASPVYQPNTESELYKDVAVLPSEQDLVREEAQKMSSLLPTMWLGAQNGCLYVHSSVAQWRKCVHAIKLKDSILSIVHVKGIVLVALADGTLAIFHRGVDGQWDLSNYHLLDLGRPHHSIRCMTVVHDKVWCGYRNKIYVVQPKAMKIEKSFDAHPRRESQVRQLAWVGDGVWVSIRLDSTLRLYHAHTYQHLQDVDIEPYVSKMLGTGKLGFSFVRITALMVSCNRLWVGTGNGVIISIPLTETNKSAASSGNRPGSVIRVYGDEHSDKVTPGTFIPYCSMAHAQLCFHGHRDAVKFFVAVPGQVVCPQSSGGTDLTADKQAQESLNQSPLKSMLVISGGEGYIDFRMGDEGGESELLGEALPLEPSVAKAERSHLIVWQVMCGSE from the exons ATGAATCCGGGCTGcatgctgctgtttgtgtttgGCTTCGTTGGCGGGGCGGTGGTCATTAACTCAGCCATCCTGGTGTCgctctctgttctgctgctcGTGCACTTTTCCATTTCCACTGGGGTGCCAGCTCTGACGCAGAACCTCCCAAGGATCCTCAG GAAGGAGCGTCCAATATCCCTGGGTATCTTCCCATTACCTGCAGGAGATGCTCTCCTCACGCCCGAGGCTCAGAGGGAGGTGGCAGAaacacctgcagcagagcactggaaatTCCACGAGCTGAGCCAGCCACGGTCCCACACCAGCCTCAAG GATGAGCTCTCTGATGTTAGCCAAGCAGGCTCCAAATGTACTACAccagcatccacagctgcttcagatgttcctgtgctgcctgctgaaactcctcaaaaggaaaatgttgaaGGGCTTGCGAAGGACTCAGAGATGTCAAATGAGAAGCTGGATGTAAGCAAGAATATTGAAGTACAGGTAGCTCAAGAGACAAGAAATGTGTGCACTG GGGGAAATGAAAACgaagaaaaatctgaagttCAGGCAATTATTGAGTCAACTCCAGAGTTGGATATGGATAAAGATCTCAGTGGATATAAGGGTTCTAG CACTCCCACCAAAGGCATCAAGAACAAAGCATTTGACCGTAACACAGAGTCACTCTTTGAAGAGCTGTCATCTGCTGGTTCTGGCCTAATTGGAGATGTGGATGAAGGTGCAGATTTACTGG gaaTGGGGCGTGAGGTTGAAAACCTTATTTTGGAAAACACTCAGCTGCTGGAGACAAA AAATGCGCTGAATGTAGTGAAGAATGATTTAATAGCAAAGGTGGATGAATTGACCTGTGAAAAGGATGTACTACAAGGTGAATTAGAGGCtataaaacaagcaaaacaaaagcttgaagagaagaataaagaaCTGGAAGAAGAGCTGAGAAA aGCTCgtgcagaagcagaagaagcAAGACAGAAGGCTAAAGAGGATGATGAT AGCGATGTCCCCACGGCACAGCGGAAACGCTTCACACGTGTGGAAATGGCCCGAGTGCTGATGGAGAGGAACCAGTACAAGGAGaggctgatggagctgcaggaggctgtcCGATGGACTGAGATGATAAG AGCATCCAGAGAAAATCCTGCCatgcaagagaagaaaagatcAAGCATTTGGCAATT tTTTAGCAGGCTCTTCAGTTCATCCAGCAATACAGCAAAGAAACCAGAACCTCCTGTCAATGTTAAATATAATGCTCCAACCTCGCACATTACTCCATCAGtcaagaaaagaagcagcaccTTATCTCAATTACCCAGTGACAAATCGAAAGCCTTTGAATTCCTCAGTGAAGA AACTGAAGCCAGTTTAGCCTCACGCCGGGAGCAGAAGAGGGAGCAGTACCGCCAGGTGAAAGCTCATGTCCAGAAGGAGGATGGCAGAGTGCAGGCTTTTGGCTGGAGTCTACCTCAGAAGTACAAACAG gGGGCAAATGGTGGACAGGGTGAAAATAAGATGAAGAACTTGCCTGTACCTGTTTACCTGAGACCTTTGGATGAGAAGGATACCTCTATGAAG CTGTGGTGTGCTGTAGGGGTGAACCTGTCAGGAGGGAAGACACGAGATGGAGGATCTGTGGTTGGTGCCAGTGTGTTCTACAATGATGTGACTGGTGTGGATGCAGATGGCAACAAGCAGCTAACAGGATCCCAGAGTAGCTTAGATAAGCTAGATCAAGAGCTCAAG GATCAGCAGAAGGAACTGAAACACCAGGAAGAATTATCCAGTCTAGTTTGGATCTGTACTAGCACACATTCTGCTACAAAAGTTATCATTATTGACGCAAACCAACCAGGGAATATTCTGGACAGTTTCATTGTTTGCAATTCTCACGTGCTTTGTATTGCCAGTGTGCCAG GGGCAAGAGAAACAGACTACCCTGCAGGAGAAGAAGGGTCCCAGGAAGCAGATTCTAGCCAAGTGGACAAATCCTCCCTGTGTGGCAGTATGACCAGCAACAGCTCTACTGAGACTGACAGCCTGCTGGGGGGAATCACTGTGGTGGGCTGTACTGCTGAGGGTCTCACGGGGGCTGCTGGTGCCCATGACACCAATGGGGCCTCACCTGTGGCAGAGAAACAGTCAG ATATTGcagctgaaaataattcagtagATGAGAACATTCCAACGGCAGAGGAGGCAACAGAAGCAACAGAAGTCAatgcagggacaggagaagaCACAGCTGATATTGCACAAACTGGAGTCTACACAGAGCATGTCTTTACAGATCCCTTGGGAGTGCAGAATACAACAGAGGCATCTCCAGTGTATCAGCCTAA TACTGAGTCAGAGTTATATAAGGATGTTGCAGTTCTGCCAAGCGAGCAAGATCTAGTGAGagaagaagcacagaaaatgagTAGCCTTTTACCGACCATGTGGCTTGGAGCACAGAATGGATG CCTGTATGTTCATTCGTCAGTGGCCCAGTGGAGGAAATGTGTTCATGCCATTAAACTTAAAGATTCTATTCTCAGTATTGT ACATGTCAAAGGAATAGTCTTGGTTGCACTGGCAGATGGGACACTTGCGATCTTTCACCGGGGAGTTG ATGGTCAGTGGGATTTATCAAACTATCACCTCTTGGACCTGGGGCGGCCGCACCACTCTATCCGGTGCATGACAGTGGTACATGACAAGGTCTGGTGTGGCTACAGGAACAAAATCTATGTTGTTCAACCAAAGGCCATGAAAATAGAG AAGTCCTTTGATGCCCACCCAAGGAGGGAGAGCCAAGTGAGGCAGCTGGCATGGGTTGGGGATGGGGTATGGGTGTCCATCCGCCTGGACTCCACCCTGCGCCTCTACCATGCCCACACCTaccagcacctgcaggatgTGGACATTGAGCCCTATGTAAGCAAAATGCTCG GTACTGGTAAACTGGGATTCTCTTTTGTGAGAATCACAGCACTTATGGTGTCTTGTAATCGTTTATGGGTAGGAACAGGAAATGGTGTCATCATCTCCATTCCATTAACAGAAA CCAATAAATCAGCAGCAAGCTCTGGAAACCGTCCGGGGAGTGTGATCCGTGTGTATGGAGATGAGCACAGTGACAAAGTGACTCCAGGGACATTCATCCCCTACTGTTCCATGGCTcatgcacagctctgcttccacGGCCACCGGGATGCTGTGAAATTCTTTGTTGCAGTACCAG GTCAGGTTGTTTGCCCTCAGAGTAGTGGTGGAACAGACCTAACAGCTGATAAACAAGCCCAGGAGTCCTTGAACCAGAGTCCTTTAAAATCAATGTTGGTGATAAGTGGTGGAGAAGGATACATTGACTTCAGAATGG gtgaTGAAGGAGGAGAATCTGAACTCCTGGGAGAAGCTCTACCACTTGAACCTTCTGTAGCCAAAGCTGAGAGGAGTCACTTGATAGTGTGGCAAGTCATGTGTGGCAGTGAGTGA